TTTATGCAATTCTGGCTCAAATTTAAAAAGCTCTTGTAGGTAAAAACCGTCGATGCCGTGCTTTTCGTAAATTTGTTTACCTAAGCCCATGCGATAAGCACCAGCAATGCATTGTGCATCTTCATCCCACAAAAACATGTGGTAATAATATTGGTCAAACTTATCTAAATCGATTGATTCGTTGGTGCCTTCGCCAATTTCGCGGAACGTAATTTCACGCAACCTACCAATTTCGTGTAAAATGTTTGGTATTTTATCAGCTGGCGTAAAAAACACTTCGTAGCTTTTGCTTTGTAGCAAACGGTATTCGGCAGCATCTTCTCGCAACAACGCAATTTCTTCAATTATTTTGTCATGATTGGCTGCGGTAACAATTTGTTTTGGCTCTGGTTCGGGTGTTTTTGTAAATTTTTCAAATGTTTTTACCCCCGGTAATTTCTTTTCTTCTTCCGCGTAGGTGTTAGAAAGAATGTATGTTTTTTTGCGTAAAAATTCGGTATATGCTTCAATCGATTCCTTGTGCTCGTCTTGTTCTGCAACCGAAATGGGTTTACCAATTCTAATTTTTACAACTTTATTTTTTTGAGTTAAAAGCTCAGAAGGCAACTTTAATGTACGTAAAATCGGATTTAGCTTTGCTAACCAATAAAACATTCTGCTGTTTTTGGTATGAAAGTAAATTGGCACAACAGGAACGTTTGCTTTTTGAATAATTTTCATAGCAACCGGTTCCCATGGTTTATCAACCATGATATTTTCACGTTCTATGGTAGAAACTTCTCCCGCCGGAAAAATACCTAACGGTTTTCCATCGCTTACATGACGTAAAGTTTCTTTTAATCCAGCTACGCTGCTTTTTACATCCTTTTTATCTTCAAAAGGATTTACTGGCATTATAACGGGTTTTAACGGAACAATTTCTTGCAATAAAAAATTACCAATAACTTTATATTCAGGATTTTGCTCTAATAAAATTTTCATCAATAAAATACCGTCTAAGCCGCCAAGTGGATGGTTAGAAATGGTAATATATGGGCCGTTTTTAGGTAAACGTTTTAAATCGTCGTTCGGAATATCATAAGTAACTTTTAACTCTTTTATTAAGCGGTCTAAAAAAGTTAACGGATCGTCGTGATATACTTTTGTGTATATTTTGTTTAACTTAGATAATCTTGTAACCTTCATGAAAAACAAAGAAATAGCAGTCCCTAAAAGTCCATATTTGTCTAATTTCAGTGCTTTAGCTATTTGTTTTGCATTAACAACTTGCATTCGGTAAATGTGATAAGATTAAGCAGCAAATATAGTAATATTAATTATATATACGGGACGTAACATTGTATATTAATTGTGTTTTTGAATTCTTAAAAATATTTATTATCATACAGGATGACATCCTTCAAAAATTGTATATTTTTGAATAAATAAGTTTTAAAATTATGATAATTATCTCTTATAATGTGAACGGAATACGTGCTGCCATAACGAAAGGTTTTTTAGATTGGTTAAAAGCGGCTAATCCGGACGTAATTTGCTTGCAAGAAATTAAAGCCATGGAAGATCAGATTCCGGTTGATGACATTAAAGCTTTAGGTTACGAATATCAGTACTATTTTTCGGCACAAAAAAAAGGATATAGCGGTGTTGCAGTTTTATGCAAGCAAAAACCAAACAATGTTGTTTTTGGTACGGGAATTGAGCATATGGATTTTGAAGGACGTAATTTACGTGTAGATTTTGACGATGTTTCGGTAATGAGCTTGTATTTACCTTCTGGTACCAATATCGATCGTTTGTCGTATAAATTTCAGTACATGGACGAATTTCAGGCTTATATTGATGCGCTTAAAAAGCAAATTCCAAATTTAATTATTTGCGGAGATTACAACATTTGTCACCAAGCCATAGACATTCATGATCCTGTTCGTAACGTTAAAGTTTCAGGTTTTTTACCTGAAGAACGTGCTTGGTTAGATGGGTTTATGAAAGCAGGTTTTGTTGATAGCTTTCGCGCATTTAATAAAGAACCACATCAATACAGCTGGTGGAGCTACCGCGCTAAAGCCCGCAACAACAACAAAGGGTGGAGAATTGATTACAATTTAGTTTCAGAAAATATAGCAAACCGCATGGTGCGCGCAACTATTTTACCCGAAGCCAAACATTCTGACCATTGTCCAATTTTAGTAGAAATAAATTAACAATAAACAAATAAGAAGTTATGATAAAAAAAGTTTCAGCAGCCTTGCTTGTAGCCGCGCTATCTACATCATGCGTTTCTAAAAAATTATATACAGAATTAGAAGATCAGTTAACCGAAGCAAAACAGCAAAACCGTTCGCTTTCTGACGAATTAGATCATTTAACAACTGAAAAAAATAGTTTAGATTTAGAAAACAAGAATTTAAAATCTGAATTAGATCGCTTAAAAGCAGAACGCGATAAATTAGCGTCTGATTATGCAGCGGCAGCAACTAAACTTAAAAATTTAGAAGATGCATATGCTAAGCTTGAAAAAAATGCTGACGAAACCATTAAAAATAATTTAACTAAAAACCGCGAGCTTTTAGCGCAATTGGATGCTAAAGAAAAAGCACTTGCAGCAGAAAAAACACGTTTAGATTCATTAAGCAACGAACTTAAAACACGTTCGCAACGCGTAAACGAATTAGAACAATTAATTGCTGCGCAAGATTCTAAAATGAACTTGTTAAAAGAAACGCTTTCTAGCGCATTAAATGCTTTTGAAGGTAAAGGTTTAACGGTTGAACAAAAAAATGGTAAAGTTTACGTTTCTTTAGAAAATAAATTATTATTTAAAACCGGATCTTGGAGCGTGAACGACGAAGGACGTAAAGCCATTGTTGAGCTTGGTAAAGTTTTAGGTAACAACCCAGATATTGCAGTTTTAATTGAAGGTCATACCGATAACGATATTATTCGCGGATCTTTAGGCGGAATGATTAATAACAACTGGGATTTATCTACCAAACGTGCTTTATCGGTTGTAGAGATTTTAAACGAGAACCCAAAGATTGTTAAAAAGAATCTTACAGCTGCCGGACGTAGCGAATTCGCCCCAGTAGATAGCAATGCTACTGATATTGGTAAAGCTAGAAACCGTAGAATTGAAGTGATTTTAACACCAAACTTAGATTCTATTACCAAAGTTTTAAACGAAATTTAATAACAAAAAAGCTTCGCAATTTGCGAAGCTTTTTTGTTATAATCGAATCGTTTTATCTTTTGCGAATTTAACCTGATAACCAAATTTAATTTTCTTGGTTTCGTTCGGTTTAACCGTAACATGCCAAGTTAACTTTCCGGTTTCAGCATTTACTGTTGCGCCATCTTTATCTAAAAGTGCAACTTCAATATCGGTATTGGTGCTAATTGGGTAATTGTCTTCAACCTCAATCTGTACCGTTTCTTTTTTATTGTTTCTAATGCTTATTTCGTAAACAAAATCTTGTACTTTTTTAGATGATAAGGTTTTGCTTTGCGATTTTTCGTCTATTTTTTTTCTAGAAATTAAAATATTCGGATCCTTACCAATGCTTAAACTTAAATCTGCCGAATTTGCATCTGGACTTAAAAACGTTTGCCCCACAAAAATATCTTCTAAAATAATAGTTGCTTTGCCTGGTAATATATCGTAAGCTCCGTAATCTTTAATTTTTGCTACCAAATAAACGCTTTGATCTAATTTCGGAATCGCAACATAGTCGTACGTTGCCGGTACAGCAGTTTCTTTTAATTTTATTAAATGATTTTTGTTGTTTGATAAAATGGTATACGGAATAGCAATATCGTACGTAACGCTTAATTGCGATTGGCTCATTGCAGTATAATCAGAAACCGAACTAGTATATAAAGCTTCTTTTGCTATTATCTCCCCTCTGTCAAAATCTGCCTTTTCACTGTTTTTTACTCTAGCACTTGCAATTGCCATGTTGGCTGGTCGGCCAATTAAAGGTTGTTCGTAATTAATAAACCAGGTGTTTAATTCTGGCGCTTGTGTTGACTGATTAGCTGGTGCACTAATTAAGCTTAGTTTTGTGTTTTTCCAATCTACCCCTGTATTTTGGCGTACTTGCGCCTGATAATAAAATTGAATGGGTTGATTTATTTTAGCAATATTTAGCTCATAATTCGGTGTCCAACTTGCGTTGTGGGTTAAATACGTAATTTCTAACGGAACTTGACCAGCTTTTGTACTGCTAACATTTACTACCAATTTACCCTGAGAATAACTGCTGTTGTTTGCCTCGTTTAACTGCAATTTACCATTTAATTGTTTAATGGTTTCGTTCAGTTGTTTTTCAGAATCTTTTAAAGCACTTATTTTGTTTAAAGTTTCTAAACGAGCTGTTTTGTAATAAGCAAACCACTGTTTTAACTCAGGAACCGAAAAGGTTGCCGAATTGTTTATGTTGCGGTTACCGTCTAAAAGTTCTAAACCTTTTTCTTCGGTAGCTATGTTAAACTGAATTTTTTCTAATTCTTTTTGTTTGTTCTGAATTTCAGTGCGCACTGCGCTTTGTTCGTTCGAACTTAAATTGCTGGTTTCCTGAATATATGCTGTTGTAAATTGTGCCGACATTACCGTTACATAGCTTGGTGCTTTAATGGTAATCGAATTTTCGTTTAAACTTTCGGCTACATTGGTAATTATCAGTTCTGAAGTTCCTGCTGGAATTTGAACTGAAGTTTTATGTTTCAGCTCGGCAGCATTCATGTAAACGCGTGCCGATTCTATATTAGCTTTAGCAACCACTGGGTTTTGAGCCAAAATTTGCCCAACTAAAAATAAATTAGCAGCCCAAAATAAAAGTTTTTTCATAACCAATAAAGTTTTTAGGTTAAACGTAAAAAAGACTAAAAAAGTGCTTGCGTTAAATCTTCAATCTTCGCTAATAAATGTACTTTAATGCCTTTGCTTGGTGTGGTAATTTTGTTGTATTTAGAAACGTAAATATCGGTAAAACCCAATTTTTCTGCTTCCTGAATGCGTTGGTCAATGCGGTTAACCGGTCTGATTTCGCCCGATAAACCAACTTCGCCAGCAAAACAACTGTTTTTTGTAATCGAATCATCTTCGTTAGAAGATAGGATAGATGCAACCACAGCCAAATCAATAGCCGGATCATCTACCGTTATTCCGCCGGTAATGTTTAAAAAAACGTCTTTCATGCCCAATCTAAATCCGGCACGTTTTTCTAACACAGCCAACAACATGTTTAAACGTTTTACATTGTAACCCGTTGCACTACGTTGCGGCGTACCATAAACTGCAGTACTAACCAAGGCCTGAACTTCAATCATTAACGGGCGCATGCCCTCAAGCGTTGATGCAATAGCCGTGCCAGATAAATCTTCTTCGCGATTGCCTATTAATATTTCTGATGGATTACTAACTTCGCGTAAACCGCTGCCAAGCATTTCGTAAATGCCCAATTCGGCAGTTGATCCGAATCGGTTTTTTAAGGCACGCATGATGCGATAAACATGATTACGATCGCCCTCAAACTGCAGCACCGTATCAACCATATGTTCTAAAATTTTCGGACCAGCAATGGTTCCGTCTTTTGTAATATGGCCAATTAATATAACGGGCGTGTTGGTTTCTTTAGCAAATTTTATCAGTTCGCTGGTACATTCTCTAATTTGAGAAATTGTTCCGGCAGAAGCTTCTATATATTCGGTTTGTAAGGTTTGAATAGAATCTATAATTACCACTTCGGGCTCAATAGCTTCTATTTGTTTAAATATATTTTGCGTTTTGGTTTCGGTTAAAATGTAGCAGTTGTCCGAATGGTTTTCGATACGCTCGGCACGCATTTTAATTTGTTTTTGACTTTCTTCGCCCGAAACATATAATGTTTTATACGGCAAACGTAACGAAATTTGTAGCAACAAAGTACTTTTACCAATGCCGGGCTCACCGCCTAATAATGTTAGGGATCCAGGAACTAATCCGCCGCCTAAAACGCGGTTTAATTCGCCATCGCCGGTGTTGTATCTAATTTCTTTGGTAGTATCAATTTCGTTAACTTTTAACGGCTTGGTTGTGCGTTTAATTTCTATTAACGAACTTGATTTCCAAGTGCTTTTTTCTTCTTTCTGAACAATTTCTTCTACAATGGTGTTCCATTCTTTACAAGCGGTACATTGCCCTTGCCATTTGCTATATTGGTTGCCACAATTTTGGCAGAAAAAAGCGGTTTTTACTTTTGCCATTTAAGTTGATTTGTTTGTTATTCTTCGTCGCTTTGTTCTTTTCCTTTTTTAGTTCTTTTTGATTTGCGTACTTTTTCTGGAATATTAGCTTTAGCAGCTTCAGAATTTTCTACCATTAAATTTTTAGACAATTTTCCGATGGGTTCCATAGTAAAAGCTTTTAAATACGCTTTTTCTGCAGCTGCCCAATTTTCTGTTTTTTCTTCGTACAGCGCTAAATAGTACGAACCTAACATGGTTCTAGGATAATGTTTTTCGGCAACTTTAGCTAATGCTTTTAATTCGTCGTAATTTTCTTTTTTCAGAATTGCAGCTTCGGTTGCTTCAAAATCGTTTAAACGAATGGTAGGAATGAAGTTAAAGTTATTTGCAATATCTGTGTATTTATCTAATAAATATTGAGTTTGGTTGTTTTCTAAAACCAATAATTTGTTATGATATTCATCTAAATCAATACGGCGATAATCTTTAAATATAAAATTTAAGGCTGAAGGGATTGCTTGTAATACATAGCTATAATGGCCGCCACGCGGAAAATATTCAAATTTATAAAAAACGTTTTTGTTGTTTATGGCATTAATATTTTCGTTTAGCTTAACAATGTTGGCTTTATCTTCTGTAATATCTCCGTCTGAGTACGATAGGTAATAAAAAATGGGTTTTTCTGCAGCTTGCAATCTATCTGCAACAATGGTTTCCATATTATTCGCTAAAATCGGACTCATAGAAATATATGCGTTAAAATACGGATTGTCTTTATACAAAAAGGCATTTATAAACGCTGCGGTAACCCCGTGCCCTAAAATGGCTCTGAAGGGTTGTACGCGATATTTAGATTCGATGTACGGAACA
This genomic window from Flavobacterium agricola contains:
- a CDS encoding lysophospholipid acyltransferase family protein, with translation MQVVNAKQIAKALKLDKYGLLGTAISLFFMKVTRLSKLNKIYTKVYHDDPLTFLDRLIKELKVTYDIPNDDLKRLPKNGPYITISNHPLGGLDGILLMKILLEQNPEYKVIGNFLLQEIVPLKPVIMPVNPFEDKKDVKSSVAGLKETLRHVSDGKPLGIFPAGEVSTIERENIMVDKPWEPVAMKIIQKANVPVVPIYFHTKNSRMFYWLAKLNPILRTLKLPSELLTQKNKVVKIRIGKPISVAEQDEHKESIEAYTEFLRKKTYILSNTYAEEEKKLPGVKTFEKFTKTPEPEPKQIVTAANHDKIIEEIALLREDAAEYRLLQSKSYEVFFTPADKIPNILHEIGRLREITFREIGEGTNESIDLDKFDQYYYHMFLWDEDAQCIAGAYRMGLGKQIYEKHGIDGFYLQELFKFEPELHKMMAESIEMGRAFIISDYQQKPMPLFLLWKGIVHTTLRHPEHKFLIGGVSISNQFTDFSKSLMIEFMKSHYYDPYIAQFVRPKMEYKVKLKDEDKDFVFNATEADLNKFDKIIDEVEPGNLRLPVLIKKYIKQNARVIAFNVDPLFNNAVDGLMYIRIADLPESTVKPVMEEFQAELERRLEK
- a CDS encoding exodeoxyribonuclease III → MIIISYNVNGIRAAITKGFLDWLKAANPDVICLQEIKAMEDQIPVDDIKALGYEYQYYFSAQKKGYSGVAVLCKQKPNNVVFGTGIEHMDFEGRNLRVDFDDVSVMSLYLPSGTNIDRLSYKFQYMDEFQAYIDALKKQIPNLIICGDYNICHQAIDIHDPVRNVKVSGFLPEERAWLDGFMKAGFVDSFRAFNKEPHQYSWWSYRAKARNNNKGWRIDYNLVSENIANRMVRATILPEAKHSDHCPILVEIN
- the radA gene encoding DNA repair protein RadA, which translates into the protein MAKVKTAFFCQNCGNQYSKWQGQCTACKEWNTIVEEIVQKEEKSTWKSSSLIEIKRTTKPLKVNEIDTTKEIRYNTGDGELNRVLGGGLVPGSLTLLGGEPGIGKSTLLLQISLRLPYKTLYVSGEESQKQIKMRAERIENHSDNCYILTETKTQNIFKQIEAIEPEVVIIDSIQTLQTEYIEASAGTISQIRECTSELIKFAKETNTPVILIGHITKDGTIAGPKILEHMVDTVLQFEGDRNHVYRIMRALKNRFGSTAELGIYEMLGSGLREVSNPSEILIGNREEDLSGTAIASTLEGMRPLMIEVQALVSTAVYGTPQRSATGYNVKRLNMLLAVLEKRAGFRLGMKDVFLNITGGITVDDPAIDLAVVASILSSNEDDSITKNSCFAGEVGLSGEIRPVNRIDQRIQEAEKLGFTDIYVSKYNKITTPSKGIKVHLLAKIEDLTQALF
- a CDS encoding alpha/beta hydrolase; translation: MKLKLTLLLLSLFSLSMYSQRIVETIKSKKVNASREIQIILPRGYEEKKDQKFPLLVVLDADYLMAPTASNIRYAVNFDEYLDFVIVGINQAVNNDRALDSEFEYNGVPSVNGGAFYEFLTMEVVPYIESKYRVQPFRAILGHGVTAAFINAFLYKDNPYFNAYISMSPILANNMETIVADRLQAAEKPIFYYLSYSDGDITEDKANIVKLNENINAINNKNVFYKFEYFPRGGHYSYVLQAIPSALNFIFKDYRRIDLDEYHNKLLVLENNQTQYLLDKYTDIANNFNFIPTIRLNDFEATEAAILKKENYDELKALAKVAEKHYPRTMLGSYYLALYEEKTENWAAAEKAYLKAFTMEPIGKLSKNLMVENSEAAKANIPEKVRKSKRTKKGKEQSDEE
- a CDS encoding OmpA family protein, giving the protein MIKKVSAALLVAALSTSCVSKKLYTELEDQLTEAKQQNRSLSDELDHLTTEKNSLDLENKNLKSELDRLKAERDKLASDYAAAATKLKNLEDAYAKLEKNADETIKNNLTKNRELLAQLDAKEKALAAEKTRLDSLSNELKTRSQRVNELEQLIAAQDSKMNLLKETLSSALNAFEGKGLTVEQKNGKVYVSLENKLLFKTGSWSVNDEGRKAIVELGKVLGNNPDIAVLIEGHTDNDIIRGSLGGMINNNWDLSTKRALSVVEILNENPKIVKKNLTAAGRSEFAPVDSNATDIGKARNRRIEVILTPNLDSITKVLNEI
- a CDS encoding DUF4139 domain-containing protein, with protein sequence MKKLLFWAANLFLVGQILAQNPVVAKANIESARVYMNAAELKHKTSVQIPAGTSELIITNVAESLNENSITIKAPSYVTVMSAQFTTAYIQETSNLSSNEQSAVRTEIQNKQKELEKIQFNIATEEKGLELLDGNRNINNSATFSVPELKQWFAYYKTARLETLNKISALKDSEKQLNETIKQLNGKLQLNEANNSSYSQGKLVVNVSSTKAGQVPLEITYLTHNASWTPNYELNIAKINQPIQFYYQAQVRQNTGVDWKNTKLSLISAPANQSTQAPELNTWFINYEQPLIGRPANMAIASARVKNSEKADFDRGEIIAKEALYTSSVSDYTAMSQSQLSVTYDIAIPYTILSNNKNHLIKLKETAVPATYDYVAIPKLDQSVYLVAKIKDYGAYDILPGKATIILEDIFVGQTFLSPDANSADLSLSIGKDPNILISRKKIDEKSQSKTLSSKKVQDFVYEISIRNNKKETVQIEVEDNYPISTNTDIEVALLDKDGATVNAETGKLTWHVTVKPNETKKIKFGYQVKFAKDKTIRL